A window of Campylobacter lari subsp. lari contains these coding sequences:
- a CDS encoding acetyl-CoA carboxylase subunit A — protein MIHKILIANRGEIAVRVIRACRDLHIKSVAVYTEPDYECLHVKVADEAYRIGTDAIRGYLDGKRIVEIAKACGADAIHPGYGFLSENYEFAKECEEAGIIFIGPKSDVIRKMGNKNIARYLMKKNGIPVVPGTEKLNHCTLEEIKLQALKIGYPVILKASGGGGGRGIRVVHKEEDLEKSFEACKREALSFFKNDEVFMEKYVINPRHIEFQILADNYGNIIHLCERDCSIQRRHQKIIEIAPCPSISEKLRKTIGVTAVAAAKAVGYTNVGTVEFLLDDYNRFYFMEMNTRIQVEHPITEEITGIDLITRQIRIANGEILDLEQSDIKPRGFAIEARITAENVWKNFIPSPGKITEYFPALGPSVRVDSHLYKDYTVPPYYDSLLAKLIVKGSSYDSAVNRLERALKEFVIDDIRTTVPFLIAITKIREFRRGYFDTSFIETHMEELLEKTEDRHQENKEEVIAAIAATLQKIKESRQS, from the coding sequence ATGATACATAAGATTTTAATAGCTAATAGAGGCGAGATTGCAGTAAGGGTAATCCGTGCTTGTAGGGATTTGCATATAAAAAGTGTTGCTGTTTATACTGAGCCTGATTATGAGTGTTTGCATGTAAAAGTTGCTGATGAAGCATATAGAATAGGAACTGATGCCATAAGAGGATATTTAGATGGTAAAAGGATAGTTGAAATTGCTAAAGCTTGCGGCGCTGATGCTATACATCCTGGATATGGCTTTTTAAGTGAAAATTATGAATTTGCAAAAGAATGCGAAGAAGCAGGGATTATTTTTATAGGGCCAAAATCAGATGTTATCCGTAAAATGGGAAATAAAAATATAGCAAGATATTTAATGAAAAAAAATGGAATCCCTGTAGTTCCAGGTACTGAAAAATTAAATCATTGTACATTAGAAGAAATCAAACTTCAAGCTTTAAAAATTGGCTATCCAGTGATTTTAAAAGCAAGCGGTGGTGGAGGCGGTAGAGGTATACGCGTAGTACATAAAGAAGAGGATTTAGAAAAATCTTTTGAGGCTTGTAAAAGAGAAGCGCTTAGCTTTTTTAAAAACGATGAGGTTTTTATGGAAAAATATGTCATTAATCCAAGACATATTGAGTTTCAAATTCTAGCAGATAATTATGGCAATATCATTCATCTTTGCGAAAGAGATTGCTCTATTCAAAGAAGGCATCAAAAAATCATTGAAATAGCCCCATGCCCTAGTATCTCAGAAAAATTAAGAAAAACCATAGGAGTTACTGCAGTAGCTGCTGCAAAAGCTGTTGGATATACTAATGTTGGGACGGTTGAGTTTTTACTTGATGATTATAATAGATTTTATTTCATGGAGATGAATACAAGAATTCAAGTAGAACATCCAATAACAGAAGAAATTACAGGGATTGATCTTATTACAAGACAAATTCGTATAGCAAATGGAGAAATTTTAGATCTTGAACAAAGTGATATTAAGCCAAGAGGTTTTGCTATAGAAGCTAGAATTACAGCTGAGAATGTGTGGAAAAATTTCATTCCAAGTCCGGGTAAAATCACAGAATATTTTCCAGCATTAGGGCCTTCTGTGAGAGTGGATAGTCATTTATATAAAGATTATACTGTTCCGCCATATTATGATTCTTTACTTGCAAAATTAATCGTTAAAGGTTCAAGTTATGACAGTGCGGTTAATAGGCTTGAGAGGGCTTTGAAAGAATTTGTGATTGATGATATTAGAACAACTGTGCCGTTTTTGATTGCAATTACTAAAATAAGAGAATTTAGAAGAGGGTATTTTGATACTTCTTTTATAGAAACACATATGGAAGAGCTTTTAGAAAAAACAGAGGATAGACACCAAGAAAACAAAGAAGAAGTAATTGCTGCTATAGCTGCGACTTTACAAAAGATAAAAGAAAGTAGACAATCATGA
- a CDS encoding arginyltransferase: MNNIIGFCTLEEECPYLENRYCRNEYNYISFITKTQNQELVSRGWRRFGSYFSRPICNDCNECQNLRILVENFHFSKSYRRVLKKNTATKIILQKPSLSDEHLLLYEKYHRYQKDKRNWKIYDLNFRKYYNLYVDNAGTFGYELDFYIDNKLVCVDLIDILEDGISSIYCFYDPDFSHLSLGKYSLLTEIKLAQLKKLKYIYLGYFVKGCQSLAYKADYSPNEILKHTSALNEQAFLWS; this comes from the coding sequence ATGAATAATATTATTGGTTTTTGTACTTTAGAAGAAGAATGTCCTTATCTTGAAAATAGGTATTGTAGAAATGAGTATAATTATATATCTTTTATCACAAAAACACAAAATCAAGAACTAGTTTCAAGAGGCTGGCGTCGCTTTGGTTCGTATTTTTCAAGACCAATATGTAATGATTGCAACGAATGTCAAAATTTGCGTATTTTAGTGGAGAATTTTCATTTTAGTAAAAGTTATCGCAGGGTTTTAAAAAAAAATACAGCCACTAAAATAATCTTACAAAAACCTTCTTTAAGTGATGAGCATTTATTGCTTTATGAAAAATACCACCGCTACCAAAAAGATAAAAGAAATTGGAAAATTTATGATTTAAATTTTAGGAAATATTATAATCTTTATGTAGATAATGCTGGTACTTTTGGATATGAGCTTGATTTTTATATAGACAATAAGTTAGTTTGTGTTGACTTGATTGATATTTTAGAAGATGGAATTTCTAGTATATATTGTTTTTATGATCCTGATTTTTCTCATTTAAGTCTTGGTAAATACTCGCTTTTAACAGAAATTAAACTTGCACAATTAAAAAAATTAAAATATATTTATTTGGGATATTTTGTAAAAGGGTGTCAATCTTTAGCATATAAAGCCGATTATAGTCCAAATGAAATTTTAAAACACACTAGTGCTTTAAATGAACAAGCATTTTTGTGGAGTTAG
- a CDS encoding adenylosuccinate lyase produces MQVVQTLESVSVNTDDFLMFKYFQDLIRKNFSKVIGNKNKTLSFFVENEIPQRRYFLKLVNHKYKKNTGNDIDNLAFAHYKTFKLNLAQANTLKPVIFAKIGFSQKNILITLSSNEKLFAVYLEQYFKDHKSVYDEKNCIFSVEYKDDNTLNLLEILASVNEHLKYCVDFTINETQLLEFRNKMKNKASTNWKFNALAKLFENYFQTLGCNSSDDFATIRQNYLNLVKIYHPDRHQGKSKIEQAYCREEFEKIQLAYESLKSLYKNNT; encoded by the coding sequence ATGCAAGTAGTGCAAACTTTAGAATCAGTTAGTGTTAATACTGATGATTTTTTAATGTTTAAATATTTTCAAGATCTTATCCGTAAAAATTTTTCCAAAGTTATAGGTAATAAAAATAAAACCTTGTCTTTTTTTGTAGAAAATGAAATTCCTCAAAGAAGATATTTTTTAAAACTTGTTAATCACAAATATAAAAAAAATACTGGAAATGATATAGATAATCTTGCTTTTGCTCACTATAAAACTTTTAAATTAAATTTAGCTCAAGCAAATACTTTAAAACCTGTTATTTTTGCAAAGATTGGTTTTTCGCAAAAAAATATTTTAATCACACTAAGTTCGAATGAAAAATTATTTGCTGTGTATTTAGAGCAGTATTTTAAAGATCACAAAAGCGTGTATGATGAAAAAAATTGTATTTTTTCAGTAGAATACAAAGATGATAACACTTTAAATCTTTTAGAAATTTTAGCTAGCGTAAATGAGCATTTAAAATATTGTGTTGATTTTACGATCAATGAAACCCAACTTTTAGAATTTAGAAATAAAATGAAGAATAAAGCTAGTACTAATTGGAAATTTAATGCCCTAGCAAAGCTTTTTGAAAATTATTTTCAAACACTAGGATGCAATTCTAGCGATGACTTTGCCACTATTAGACAAAATTATCTTAATTTGGTTAAAATATATCACCCTGATCGTCATCAAGGTAAAAGCAAGATAGAACAAGCTTATTGTAGGGAAGAATTTGAGAAAATTCAGCTTGCTTATGAGAGTTTAAAATCTTTATATAAAAATAATACTTGA
- the ftsW gene encoding putative lipid II flippase FtsW, with translation MVADRKLFFLSCILITIGILFSYSLSAFTVLYLEYNEFHFFIRQLFFGLSGIAIIYFVSRLNPDSKMAHYLMISVLLISFLFILILPFLPTFLATAAGGAKRWIRLGPLSISPVEFFKIGLIYFLAWSYTRRIDDSKKAIKHEVLILIPYFILAAFVIGYIYMTQNDLGQSVISFFLVFALAFFAGASKRLFAFGVVIVGMIGVLVILSNQRRIQRISAWWGNIQDAFLPFFPDWLASVLRVSHNSEPYQISHSLNAIAHGGFFGEGLGLGTFKLGFLSEVHTDFVLSGITEEIGLLGLSIICFIYLMVILRIFRIAGRCENKVHFLFCSGVALLLLFSFFMNAFGIISLTPLKGVAVPLLSYGGSSMWSICFGIGYVLMISKKVKI, from the coding sequence TTGGTTGCTGATAGAAAGTTATTTTTTTTAAGTTGCATTCTTATAACTATAGGAATACTTTTTTCATATTCTTTAAGTGCTTTTACTGTTCTTTATTTAGAATATAATGAATTTCACTTTTTTATCAGACAGCTTTTTTTCGGGCTTAGTGGTATAGCTATTATTTATTTTGTTTCAAGATTAAATCCTGATAGTAAAATGGCGCACTATTTGATGATAAGCGTTTTGCTCATCTCTTTTTTATTTATACTTATTTTACCTTTTTTACCCACCTTTCTTGCTACTGCAGCAGGTGGTGCTAAAAGGTGGATTAGGCTTGGTCCTTTATCTATCTCTCCAGTTGAATTTTTTAAAATAGGTTTGATTTATTTCCTTGCTTGGTCTTATACAAGAAGGATTGATGATAGTAAAAAAGCAATCAAGCATGAAGTTTTAATTTTAATTCCTTATTTTATTTTAGCTGCTTTTGTTATTGGTTATATTTATATGACACAAAATGATTTAGGGCAAAGCGTTATTTCTTTTTTCTTGGTTTTCGCTCTAGCTTTTTTTGCAGGAGCTAGTAAAAGACTTTTTGCTTTTGGTGTGGTTATTGTTGGAATGATTGGGGTTTTGGTAATCTTAAGCAATCAAAGAAGAATACAGCGTATTTCGGCTTGGTGGGGAAATATCCAAGATGCGTTTTTACCTTTCTTTCCTGATTGGCTAGCAAGTGTTTTAAGAGTAAGTCACAACTCAGAGCCTTATCAAATTTCACATAGTTTAAATGCTATAGCTCATGGTGGATTTTTTGGAGAGGGTTTAGGGCTTGGAACTTTTAAACTAGGATTTTTAAGTGAGGTTCATACAGACTTTGTCTTATCGGGGATTACTGAAGAGATAGGACTATTAGGATTAAGTATTATTTGTTTTATATATTTGATGGTAATACTGCGAATTTTTAGAATAGCAGGGCGTTGTGAAAATAAAGTTCATTTTTTATTTTGTTCAGGTGTGGCTTTACTTTTATTGTTTTCATTTTTTATGAATGCTTTTGGAATTATTTCCTTGACTCCATTAAAAGGCGTAGCTGTACCGCTTTTAAGCTATGGAGGTAGTTCTATGTGGTCAATTTGTTTTGGAATAGGTTATGTTTTAATGATTAGTAAAAAGGTAAAAATATAA
- a CDS encoding basic amino acid ABC transporter substrate-binding protein encodes MKKILYVVLALFGILALGACSSDKNQASASSEKVYKVGIAANYPPFDFIKDAKITGFDVDLLEEIAKRENLKLEWVNMSFDGLIPALKAGKIDMIASAMSSTPQRLTSMDFSDTYFNTKNLYLKLKTDSSISDKQSLEGKKIGVQLGTIQESAAKAIPNAQVVASEEMLAAILALKAGKVDAVLTDKDIGKGYLKTNEELEAFLEENDGSSGFCIAFDKGKQIELVQKINAGLEKVKADGTYQKIVEKYDLQ; translated from the coding sequence ATGAAAAAAATATTATATGTTGTTTTAGCGTTATTTGGTATATTGGCTTTAGGTGCTTGCTCAAGCGATAAAAATCAAGCTAGTGCTTCTAGTGAAAAAGTTTATAAAGTAGGTATAGCTGCAAATTATCCTCCTTTTGATTTTATTAAAGATGCAAAAATTACCGGATTTGATGTTGATTTGCTAGAAGAGATTGCAAAAAGAGAAAATTTAAAACTTGAGTGGGTAAACATGAGTTTTGATGGTTTGATCCCTGCTTTAAAAGCTGGAAAGATTGATATGATAGCTTCTGCTATGAGTTCAACACCACAAAGACTCACTAGTATGGATTTTAGTGATACTTATTTTAATACTAAAAATTTATACTTAAAACTAAAAACAGATTCTAGTATTAGTGATAAACAAAGTTTGGAAGGTAAAAAAATAGGTGTTCAGCTTGGAACCATCCAAGAAAGTGCTGCTAAGGCTATTCCAAATGCTCAAGTGGTGGCTAGCGAAGAAATGTTAGCTGCAATTTTGGCTTTAAAAGCTGGTAAAGTTGATGCTGTTTTAACAGATAAGGATATTGGTAAAGGTTATTTAAAAACTAATGAAGAGCTAGAAGCATTTTTAGAAGAAAATGATGGAAGTTCAGGGTTTTGCATAGCTTTTGATAAAGGAAAACAAATTGAGCTTGTTCAAAAAATTAATGCAGGTTTAGAAAAAGTTAAAGCCGATGGTACTTACCAAAAAATCGTAGAAAAATACGATTTACAATAA
- a CDS encoding aminotransferase class V-fold PLP-dependent enzyme, giving the protein MNIETLKQDIILKKGIYYFDFTASALALKSVEKEINKILKTYANTHSDSSINSFLTQKYYEDARKNLKEYLDLDDSFALIACGSGSSAAIKKFQELLGLYIPPLIKEKYFKNTDKNTLPLVIVGPYEHHSNELSFREALCECVRIPLDKKGELDYAFLEKLLKKSKNRQIIASFNAASNVTGILSDYKKIYTLIKQYNGIVAFDVSTLAPYANLDPKFYDAVFISSHKLLGGVGSCGLLVIKKNLCGNTPSFAAGGTVGYVSRTSQQYLCEVENLEEGGTPGIIQLIRASLAFKVRNEIGLKNIEKKEKELCEYFLKQCINFPKMILYAKNITHRLPIFAFNIEGISPFDLAYKLSKTYKIETRAGCACAGPYGHDLLNLKDNQKLNFKPGWLRVGFHYTHTKEDIEYFFKALKASIKALS; this is encoded by the coding sequence TTGAATATTGAAACATTAAAACAAGATATTATTTTAAAAAAAGGCATATATTATTTTGACTTTACAGCTAGTGCTTTAGCCTTAAAAAGCGTGGAAAAAGAAATTAATAAAATTTTAAAAACTTATGCTAACACTCACTCAGATAGCTCTATAAATTCTTTTTTGACACAAAAATATTACGAAGATGCAAGAAAAAATTTAAAAGAATATCTTGATTTAGATGATAGTTTTGCTCTTATAGCTTGTGGGAGTGGATCTTCAGCTGCTATTAAAAAATTTCAAGAGCTTTTAGGTTTATATATACCCCCGCTTATTAAAGAAAAATACTTTAAAAATACAGATAAAAACACCTTGCCTTTAGTTATAGTAGGACCCTATGAACACCACTCTAACGAGCTTTCATTTAGAGAAGCTTTGTGTGAATGCGTTCGCATACCCTTAGATAAAAAAGGCGAGTTAGATTATGCTTTTTTGGAAAAATTATTAAAAAAATCTAAAAATAGACAAATCATCGCAAGTTTTAACGCAGCTTCAAATGTCACAGGAATTTTAAGTGATTATAAAAAAATCTACACTCTGATCAAACAATATAATGGCATAGTTGCCTTTGATGTTTCCACCTTAGCTCCTTATGCTAACTTGGATCCTAAATTTTATGATGCAGTATTTATTAGTTCTCATAAATTACTTGGTGGTGTAGGATCTTGTGGTTTACTTGTTATTAAAAAAAATCTATGTGGTAATACTCCTAGTTTTGCTGCAGGTGGAACTGTAGGCTATGTTTCAAGAACTTCCCAACAATACTTATGCGAAGTTGAAAATTTAGAAGAAGGTGGCACACCTGGAATTATTCAACTTATTAGAGCAAGTTTAGCTTTTAAAGTACGCAATGAAATAGGCTTAAAAAATATAGAAAAAAAAGAAAAAGAGCTTTGTGAATATTTTTTAAAACAATGCATAAATTTTCCAAAAATGATCTTATATGCAAAAAATATCACTCATAGATTACCTATTTTTGCTTTTAACATAGAAGGAATTTCTCCTTTTGATTTAGCTTATAAACTAAGCAAAACTTATAAGATAGAAACAAGAGCAGGTTGTGCTTGCGCAGGACCTTATGGACATGATTTGCTAAATTTAAAAGATAATCAAAAATTAAATTTCAAACCAGGTTGGCTAAGAGTGGGTTTTCATTATACACATACAAAAGAAGATATAGAGTATTTTTTTAAAGCCTTGAAAGCAAGTATCAAGGCTTTAAGTTGA
- a CDS encoding DUF234 domain-containing protein, with translation MELKNIFDFYSIFDEFEFDLKLSLYDNILNVFVLKAFDILSYLNLDDNALKALSVLSKNDRKRYSINKSIPHFQALGLVNKLLEKNILILEKSQEKPIVKNKRQKIKKELRSYNIQDKVVFKNQGLRFFFYFIYPNLNLIEMKRYNELMEIIQENLEKYQSFTFELLCKEFLAKKLKVEQVYSFWNYYCEIDLYYKKENFCVLGEAKFKDRKICKNVLNILKNKAKILNLKPNLYVLFSKNGFSKELVENKEYNVLLYTLDDFDFLIKG, from the coding sequence TTGGAGCTTAAAAATATTTTTGATTTTTATAGTATTTTTGATGAATTTGAATTTGATTTGAAATTAAGTTTATATGATAATATTTTAAATGTTTTTGTTTTAAAAGCTTTTGATATTTTATCTTATTTAAATTTAGATGATAATGCTTTGAAGGCTTTGAGTGTTCTAAGTAAAAATGATAGAAAACGCTATTCTATTAATAAATCCATTCCGCATTTTCAAGCTCTAGGACTTGTTAATAAACTTTTAGAAAAAAATATTTTGATTTTGGAAAAAAGTCAAGAAAAACCTATTGTAAAAAATAAAAGACAAAAGATTAAAAAAGAATTACGCTCATATAACATTCAAGATAAGGTTGTTTTTAAAAATCAAGGATTGAGATTTTTCTTTTATTTTATATATCCTAATTTAAACTTAATTGAGATGAAAAGATATAACGAGCTAATGGAAATAATCCAAGAAAATTTAGAAAAATATCAAAGCTTTACTTTTGAGCTTTTGTGCAAGGAATTTTTAGCTAAAAAGCTTAAGGTAGAGCAGGTGTATAGTTTTTGGAATTATTATTGTGAGATAGATCTTTATTATAAAAAAGAAAATTTTTGTGTTTTAGGTGAGGCTAAATTTAAAGATAGAAAAATTTGCAAAAATGTCTTAAATATTTTAAAAAATAAAGCAAAAATACTAAATTTAAAACCAAATTTATATGTGCTTTTTTCTAAAAATGGTTTTAGTAAAGAACTTGTTGAAAACAAAGAGTATAATGTGCTTTTATATACCTTAGATGATTTTGATTTTTTAATTAAAGGGTGA
- a CDS encoding fla regulon two-component system sensor histidine kinase FlgS → MDEKILKSLDSSEKEDFQKGLKFLIEQTFVVENAYNQLNENYTALMQTMNEIIEVLPMALWVLDTNKKITLQNNLANQQPKLLEKIDLEKSHYELEFDHKFYLIKVTSHADKLIVSATDISDEKRNERLASMGTVAAHLAHEIRNPIGSISLLSSTLFERSELKNKHIVLEIQKAISRVERIVNSTLLFTKGVHVNLNEFDLKELQDECEQAIGAYNYLANIDFTFEFLDLKINADKSLLALVLQNLLYNAIDAIEESENDDGCIKVKCEQKEDRVFIKVYDNGVSIKDKKMVFEAFKTTKLKGNGLGLSLSKQIIDAHNGVLGFDENPKCFFIELKI, encoded by the coding sequence ATGGATGAAAAAATTTTAAAAAGTTTAGACTCTAGTGAAAAGGAAGATTTTCAAAAAGGATTAAAATTTTTAATAGAGCAAACCTTTGTAGTGGAAAATGCTTATAATCAACTCAATGAAAACTACACAGCTTTGATGCAAACAATGAATGAAATTATTGAAGTTTTACCAATGGCTTTGTGGGTTTTAGATACTAATAAAAAAATCACACTTCAAAATAATTTAGCCAATCAACAACCAAAACTTTTAGAAAAAATTGATCTTGAAAAATCTCACTATGAGCTTGAATTTGATCATAAGTTTTATCTTATAAAAGTTACATCTCATGCTGATAAACTTATAGTAAGTGCAACTGATATTAGCGATGAAAAAAGAAATGAAAGGCTTGCTAGTATGGGTACGGTAGCAGCACACCTAGCACATGAAATACGCAATCCTATTGGTTCTATTTCTTTATTGAGTTCAACTTTATTTGAAAGAAGTGAGTTAAAAAATAAACATATAGTTTTAGAAATTCAAAAGGCTATTTCTAGGGTGGAGCGCATAGTAAATTCTACTTTGCTTTTTACAAAAGGGGTGCATGTTAATTTAAATGAGTTTGATTTAAAAGAATTACAAGATGAATGTGAACAAGCTATTGGGGCTTATAATTATCTAGCTAATATTGATTTCACATTTGAATTTTTAGATTTAAAAATCAATGCAGATAAATCTTTACTTGCTTTAGTCTTGCAAAATTTACTTTATAATGCCATAGATGCTATTGAAGAAAGTGAAAATGATGATGGTTGTATAAAAGTTAAATGTGAACAAAAGGAAGATAGAGTTTTTATTAAAGTTTATGATAATGGAGTAAGTATCAAAGATAAAAAAATGGTTTTTGAGGCTTTTAAAACAACCAAGTTAAAAGGCAATGGTTTAGGGCTTTCTTTATCAAAACAAATTATTGATGCGCATAATGGAGTTTTAGGTTTTGATGAAAATCCAAAATGTTTTTTTATAGAGCTTAAAATTTAA